The following coding sequences lie in one Micromonospora sp. R77 genomic window:
- a CDS encoding AMP-binding protein yields MVNQYGPTETTMTATCHPVGDSDPTTGPAPLGAPISGIRVYVVDADGLPVPPGVTRGDLAGRRPVGVRLSRAAGPDRPAVRARSVVGPTRCAAVPHR; encoded by the coding sequence GTGGTCAACCAGTACGGCCCGACCGAGACCACGATGACCGCGACCTGCCACCCGGTGGGCGACAGCGACCCGACGACCGGCCCGGCCCCGCTGGGCGCGCCGATCAGCGGCATCCGGGTGTACGTGGTCGACGCGGACGGCCTACCGGTGCCGCCCGGGGTGACCCGGGGAGATCTGGCTGGGCGGCGACCGGTTGGCGTACGGCTATCACGGGCAGCCGGCCCTGACCGCCCAGCGGTTCGTGCCCGATCCGTGGTCGGACCGACCCGGTGCGCGGCTGTACCGCACCGGTGA
- a CDS encoding 1,4-dihydroxy-6-naphthoate synthase, which yields MSGPLRLAHSPCPNDTFVFHAWTAGLLPQCPPPEVTLADIDVTNGMAERGELDVLKISYAALPYVLDRYALLPTGGALGHGCGPLLLTREECAPADLAGRVVAIPTEHSTAYLLFRFWARQAWPGADVRTVVLPFHEIMPAVRDGAVDAGLVIHEARFTYHTYGLHCLVDLGQDWEGRTGLPIPLGAIVGRRSLGARRLAEITAAIRASVRHAWADPGASRAYVRQHAQELAPEVLEGHIGLYVNRYTEDLGGCGLAAVRTMLDLAAEAGLVPPVPQDALDLPAPADPVPA from the coding sequence ATGAGCGGCCCGCTGCGGCTCGCCCACTCCCCCTGCCCGAACGACACGTTCGTGTTCCACGCCTGGACGGCGGGGCTGCTGCCGCAGTGCCCGCCGCCGGAGGTGACGCTCGCCGACATCGACGTCACCAACGGCATGGCCGAGCGGGGCGAACTCGACGTGCTGAAGATCTCCTACGCCGCCCTGCCGTACGTGCTGGACCGCTATGCGCTGCTGCCCACCGGGGGCGCGCTCGGGCACGGCTGCGGACCGCTGCTGCTCACCCGCGAGGAGTGCGCGCCGGCCGACCTCGCCGGCCGCGTGGTGGCCATCCCGACCGAGCACTCCACCGCCTACCTGCTGTTCCGGTTCTGGGCGCGGCAGGCGTGGCCGGGGGCGGACGTACGGACGGTGGTGCTGCCGTTCCACGAGATCATGCCGGCCGTCCGCGACGGCGCGGTCGACGCCGGTCTGGTCATCCACGAGGCCCGGTTCACCTACCACACGTACGGCCTGCACTGCCTGGTCGACCTGGGCCAGGACTGGGAGGGCCGGACCGGCCTGCCGATCCCGCTCGGCGCGATCGTCGGCCGGCGCAGCCTCGGCGCCCGGCGGCTGGCGGAGATCACCGCCGCGATCCGGGCCTCGGTCCGGCACGCCTGGGCCGATCCGGGCGCCTCCCGGGCGTACGTCCGGCAGCACGCGCAGGAGTTGGCGCCGGAGGTGCTGGAGGGCCACATCGGGCTCTACGTCAACCGGTACACCGAGGACCTGGGCGGGTGCGGCCTGGCCGCGGTGCGGACGATGCTCGACCTGGCGGCGGAGGCCGGGCTGGTGCCGCCGGTGCCCCAGGACGCCCTCGACCTGCCGGCACCGGCCGACCCGGTCCCGGCCTGA
- a CDS encoding aspartate/glutamate racemase family protein has protein sequence MPERQILGVLGGMGPLASAAFVQTVYRLNPAAREQDLPRVLLDSMPAFPDRTEAIRSGRDTELVRRLDTHLRRLVEAGAEEVVVACFTAHHFLPRLAPELLPRVRSLIDQTVHALAARDGRYLLLCTDGTRQARVFPRHPCWPEVADRVVWPDDGDQRGVHRMLYRMKQGGALTEAADLVSALRSRYRCTGVILGCTELHLVGDRLVERLGGSQVLDPLREIALSLWTRTAQPLLAA, from the coding sequence GTGCCGGAGCGTCAGATCCTCGGTGTGCTGGGCGGCATGGGCCCGCTGGCCTCGGCCGCGTTCGTGCAGACCGTGTACCGGCTCAACCCGGCGGCGCGCGAGCAGGACCTGCCGCGGGTGCTGCTCGACTCGATGCCGGCGTTCCCCGACCGGACCGAGGCGATCCGCAGCGGGCGGGACACCGAGCTGGTCCGGCGGCTGGACACGCACCTGCGCCGGCTGGTGGAGGCGGGCGCCGAGGAGGTGGTCGTGGCGTGTTTCACCGCGCACCACTTCCTGCCCCGGCTCGCGCCGGAGCTGCTGCCGCGCGTCCGGTCGCTGATCGACCAGACGGTACACGCGCTGGCCGCCCGCGACGGCCGCTACCTGCTGCTCTGCACCGACGGCACCCGGCAGGCCCGGGTCTTCCCCCGCCACCCGTGCTGGCCGGAGGTGGCCGACCGGGTGGTGTGGCCGGACGACGGCGACCAGCGAGGCGTGCACCGGATGCTGTACCGGATGAAGCAGGGCGGCGCGCTCACCGAGGCGGCCGACCTGGTCTCGGCACTGCGGTCCCGGTACCGCTGCACCGGGGTGATCCTGGGCTGCACCGAGCTGCACCTCGTGGGTGACCGGCTGGTGGAGCGGCTGGGCGGGTCGCAGGTGCTGGACCCGCTGCGCGAGATCGCGTTGTCGCTCTGGACCCGGACCGCGCAGCCGCTGCTCGCGGCGTGA
- a CDS encoding PIG-L deacetylase family protein: protein MPIELPDPTGRAGLRVLAIGAHPDDVEIGAAALVTKLREQGHEVYVLVLTDDPACCDTRRAEATNAAAEMGVPADRVHFGGVEQGYLRGDIDEVRLVRELMARLDLRPDVVVTHTWADSHNDHGAAYRIAHAAFRDCVFLHYSTHVSSEISHFRPTVFVEVTPDRLLVKDRALKCYHSQASRIGRHDLTAYEELHGRRARLDRAEAFEVGLQYGATDAARRTVGLSDSPFHRFWLPAVGDGTVTLLYEPPADGDTPATSRHRNAARDALRQAFVDLWSPYPLREHCADADEASAAARRGSVVTVGGPDSNPVARECQRLDAPVWTLSSPRCLENRVSGARLAAGAPREFGYVARRASPWAAGATVVGVAGVSDAATRAGMEFLADPGRAPEVARIFDEHPWAQVVYGVEAGELRVVDVQPSTADGGDR from the coding sequence GTGCCCATCGAGCTGCCAGACCCGACCGGGCGAGCCGGCCTGCGGGTGCTCGCCATCGGGGCGCACCCCGACGACGTCGAGATCGGCGCGGCGGCGCTGGTCACGAAACTGCGCGAGCAGGGCCACGAGGTGTACGTCCTCGTCCTCACCGACGATCCGGCGTGCTGCGACACACGCCGCGCCGAGGCCACCAACGCCGCGGCGGAGATGGGCGTCCCGGCGGACCGGGTCCACTTCGGCGGCGTCGAGCAGGGCTACCTCCGGGGTGACATCGACGAGGTACGGCTGGTCCGGGAACTGATGGCGCGGCTCGACCTGCGGCCGGACGTGGTGGTGACGCACACCTGGGCGGACAGCCACAACGACCACGGCGCGGCGTACCGGATCGCGCACGCGGCCTTCCGCGACTGCGTCTTCCTGCACTACTCCACCCACGTCTCGTCCGAGATCAGCCACTTCCGGCCGACCGTCTTCGTGGAGGTGACCCCGGACCGGCTGCTGGTCAAGGACCGGGCGCTGAAGTGCTACCACTCGCAGGCCTCGCGGATCGGTCGGCACGACCTGACCGCCTACGAGGAGCTGCACGGCCGCCGCGCGCGGTTGGACCGGGCCGAGGCCTTCGAGGTGGGTCTGCAGTACGGGGCGACCGACGCGGCCCGCCGGACCGTCGGCCTCAGCGACTCCCCGTTCCACCGGTTCTGGCTGCCGGCGGTCGGCGACGGCACCGTCACGCTGCTCTACGAGCCGCCCGCCGACGGCGACACCCCGGCGACGTCCCGGCACCGCAACGCCGCTCGGGACGCGCTGCGGCAGGCGTTCGTCGACCTCTGGTCGCCCTATCCGCTGCGGGAGCACTGCGCGGACGCGGACGAGGCGTCGGCCGCCGCCCGGCGGGGCAGTGTCGTCACGGTCGGCGGCCCGGACAGCAACCCGGTGGCCCGGGAGTGCCAGCGCCTCGACGCTCCCGTCTGGACCCTCTCCTCGCCCCGCTGCCTGGAGAACCGGGTGTCCGGGGCCCGGCTGGCCGCGGGAGCGCCCCGGGAGTTCGGGTACGTGGCCCGCCGGGCGAGTCCGTGGGCCGCCGGCGCGACCGTGGTGGGCGTGGCCGGGGTCAGCGACGCGGCGACCCGGGCCGGGATGGAGTTCCTGGCGGACCCGGGCCGGGCACCGGAGGTGGCCCGGATCTTCGACGAGCACCCCTGGGCGCAGGTCGTCTACGGGGTGGAGGCCGGCGAGCTGCGGGTGGTCGACGTGCAGCCGTCGACGGCGGACGGAGGGGACCGGTGA
- a CDS encoding AMP-binding protein, which produces MAGVVGLLLGTVAVRLRPGGGFRATLRRTRDALRDAYAHRHVPFDRVVTALGPGAPDLTRYTVNHDAEAIVPVTLADGTTVTPVSPTAAYAKAELGVLFEEHAEGHVASFLYRTGRHTPARIAALAADLAAFLTAVVADPDTSALPDVRQPAPVDPVSAVDHGRPSTPDGRRTLSGLVVAQAAHPGRPGGGRRPGGSVTYRELVEGATELAGRLAGAGLGRGDRVAVRVPRGPALAVALLGVLRSGAAYVALDPDQPATGTPP; this is translated from the coding sequence ATGGCCGGGGTGGTCGGACTGCTGCTCGGCACGGTGGCCGTGCGGCTGCGGCCCGGCGGCGGGTTCCGGGCGACGCTGCGCCGGACCCGGGACGCGCTGCGCGACGCGTACGCGCACCGGCACGTGCCGTTCGACCGGGTGGTCACCGCGCTCGGTCCGGGCGCACCGGACCTCACCCGCTACACGGTCAACCACGACGCCGAGGCGATCGTCCCGGTGACCCTCGCGGACGGGACGACTGTCACGCCGGTGTCGCCGACGGCCGCGTACGCCAAGGCGGAACTGGGCGTGCTGTTCGAGGAGCACGCCGAGGGGCACGTGGCGTCGTTCCTCTACCGGACCGGCCGGCACACGCCCGCACGGATCGCGGCGCTCGCCGCCGACCTGGCCGCGTTCCTGACCGCCGTCGTCGCCGACCCGGACACGTCCGCGCTGCCCGACGTGCGGCAGCCGGCGCCCGTGGACCCGGTGTCCGCCGTGGACCACGGCCGGCCGTCCACGCCGGACGGTCGGCGCACGCTGAGCGGGCTGGTCGTGGCGCAGGCCGCGCACCCCGGACGCCCCGGCGGTGGCCGACGCCCCGGCGGGTCCGTGACGTACCGCGAGCTGGTCGAGGGTGCGACGGAGCTGGCCGGGCGCCTCGCCGGGGCCGGGCTGGGTCGGGGCGACCGGGTCGCGGTACGCGTCCCGCGCGGACCGGCGCTCGCCGTCGCGCTGCTCGGCGTGCTGCGCTCCGGCGCGGCGTACGTGGCGCTCGATCCGGACCAGCCGGCGACCGGCACGCCGCCCTGA
- a CDS encoding condensation domain-containing protein — protein MVGRGAAAGAAGRLRGPGRRAADAPPSGGPVPGLRPLAAPALTEGRYRAQAAYWRDRLPTCRTRWTCSTDVPRRPGRAPRGATVHGSTGAALADAVTALACRSAATPTMVLLAAFHALLHRYTGQRDVVVGMPVAARTPAEVSPLIGLFVNTVAVRAPVAPAAGFGALLAEVRTATTGALEHQDLPFDRVVAELPAEPGGAAPPVFGVLFDHTRFSGRTDTLGDVTLTYLDGAATGAAKFDLSLSVTDPGDTDAGTDGYGLELEYDADLWRPESAHRLLTHYTTLLAAATADPERALAALPLAAGRTRPGARLLGRRGTFDARPGRPGRPGVRRRLGRAGRGRVAGRRGDVDYADLCARAERLGAALRAAGAGPDRPVAVLLDRSPG, from the coding sequence CTGGTCGGCCGGGGTGCTGCGGCAGGAGCTGCGGGCCGGCTACGCGGCCCTGGCCGCCGGGCAGCCGACGCCCCGCCCTCCGGCGGTCCAGTACCGGGACTTCGCCCGCTGGCAGCACCGGCACTCACCGAGGGCAGGTACCGGGCGCAGGCGGCGTACTGGCGGGACCGGCTGCCGACCTGCCGGACCCGCTGGACCTGCTCGACCGACGTGCCCCGCCGGCCGGGCCGGGCACCGCGCGGGGCGACGGTGCACGGCAGCACCGGCGCCGCGCTCGCCGACGCGGTCACCGCGCTGGCCTGCCGGTCCGCGGCCACCCCGACGATGGTGCTGCTCGCCGCCTTCCACGCACTGCTGCACCGCTACACCGGCCAGCGGGACGTGGTGGTCGGCATGCCGGTCGCCGCCCGCACGCCGGCCGAGGTCTCCCCGCTGATCGGGCTCTTCGTCAACACCGTGGCGGTCCGGGCCCCGGTGGCGCCGGCCGCCGGCTTCGGCGCGCTGCTCGCCGAGGTACGCACCGCGACCACCGGCGCCCTGGAACACCAGGATCTGCCGTTCGACCGGGTCGTGGCGGAACTGCCGGCCGAGCCGGGCGGCGCCGCCCCGCCGGTGTTCGGGGTGCTGTTCGACCACACCCGGTTCAGCGGGCGCACCGACACGCTCGGCGACGTGACCCTGACCTACCTGGACGGCGCGGCCACCGGAGCCGCGAAGTTCGACCTGAGCCTGTCGGTGACCGACCCGGGCGACACCGACGCCGGCACCGACGGCTACGGCCTGGAGCTGGAGTACGACGCCGACCTGTGGCGGCCGGAGTCGGCGCACCGGCTGCTGACGCACTACACGACGCTGCTGGCCGCCGCGACGGCCGACCCGGAGCGGGCGCTGGCCGCGCTGCCGCTCGCCGCCGGCCGAACTCGCCCGGGTGCGCGACTTCTCGGCCGGCGCGGCACGTTCGATGCCCGGCCCGGTCGACCTGGCCGGCCTGGTGTTCGCCGCCGCCTCGGCCGCGCCGGACGCGGTCGCGTTGCAGGCCGGCGCGGTGACGTCGACTACGCCGACTTGTGCGCGCGCGCCGAGCGGCTGGGTGCTGCGCTGCGCGCCGCCGGTGCCGGGCCGGACCGGCCGGTGGCGGTGCTGCTGGACCGCAGCCCGGGCTGA
- a CDS encoding AMP-binding protein has protein sequence MADSGCAALLAGADLTLTADPRPARPGPEPTPDDLAYVAYTSGSTGRPKGVLTPHHAAASYLTDYLLAEWAVGPGDRVLQLASASFDASTRDLFGPLAAGATVVFLDRSTAPTRRRCGRRWTAPG, from the coding sequence ATGGCCGACAGCGGCTGCGCCGCGCTGCTCGCCGGAGCCGACCTCACCCTCACCGCCGACCCCCGGCCGGCGCGGCCCGGGCCGGAACCCACCCCCGACGACCTCGCCTACGTCGCGTACACCTCGGGCTCCACCGGCCGGCCGAAGGGCGTGCTCACCCCGCACCACGCCGCCGCGAGCTACCTGACCGACTACCTGCTCGCCGAGTGGGCCGTCGGTCCGGGCGACCGGGTGCTGCAACTGGCCTCGGCGTCGTTCGACGCGTCCACCCGCGACCTGTTCGGCCCGCTCGCCGCCGGGGCCACCGTGGTCTTCCTCGACCGGAGCACCGCGCCGACCCGGAGGCGATGCGGGAGGCGGTGGACCGCGCCGGGGTGA
- a CDS encoding MFS transporter — MRVFTIIWSGQALSLIGSTMTTFGVGIYVYLQTGSAASFTTLVLAGTLPGIVLLPVAGALVDRWDRRWAMMVSDAGSALAPLLAVVLLATGHLRLWHLYVLAVLLSVFKAVQWPAFSALVPQIVTRRQLSVANGRIGVAEAVGAVGGALLGGALYPVLGLVGLLTVDVVTFTIAVLTVLVTTRMIPPTPAQTSTSVFAGLTEGWRFIRARQGLFGLLLFFAANNFGMQTVIVLVPPLVLTLASPGVYGVVEAVGWAGMAIGSVVVSAAREPRRKVATIMVVGLVHAVLVLAMGLTHSVWVVTAGMFGILGGYSVINAVTATLWQLKTPTEVQGRVFAVRRMISWSSQPFAYACAGLLAQYVATPLVTGDGPLAGTVGRVTGDGQVGGIALLFLASAVLLLGTQLLLWLRPAVRNVETDLPDLVVTTPETVADRDPALQAG; from the coding sequence GTGCGCGTCTTCACCATCATCTGGTCCGGGCAGGCGTTGTCCCTGATCGGCTCCACGATGACCACGTTCGGCGTCGGCATCTACGTCTACCTGCAGACCGGGTCGGCGGCGTCGTTCACCACGCTGGTGCTGGCCGGGACACTGCCGGGCATCGTGCTGCTGCCGGTGGCCGGCGCACTGGTCGACCGGTGGGACCGCCGGTGGGCCATGATGGTCAGCGACGCCGGCAGCGCGCTCGCCCCGCTGCTCGCGGTGGTCCTGCTGGCCACCGGTCACCTGCGGCTGTGGCACCTGTACGTGCTCGCGGTGCTGCTGTCGGTCTTCAAGGCGGTGCAGTGGCCGGCGTTCTCCGCCCTGGTGCCGCAGATCGTCACCCGCCGCCAGCTCTCGGTGGCCAACGGCCGGATCGGGGTCGCCGAGGCGGTCGGCGCGGTCGGCGGCGCCCTGCTCGGCGGCGCGCTCTATCCGGTGCTCGGCCTGGTCGGGCTGCTCACCGTCGACGTGGTCACCTTCACCATCGCGGTCCTCACGGTGCTGGTCACCACGCGCATGATCCCGCCGACCCCCGCGCAGACCAGCACGTCGGTGTTCGCCGGGCTGACCGAGGGCTGGCGGTTCATCCGCGCCCGACAGGGACTGTTCGGGCTGCTGCTCTTCTTCGCGGCCAACAACTTCGGCATGCAGACCGTGATCGTGCTGGTGCCGCCGCTGGTGCTGACGCTCGCCTCGCCCGGCGTCTACGGCGTGGTCGAGGCGGTCGGCTGGGCCGGCATGGCGATCGGCAGCGTGGTGGTCAGCGCCGCCCGGGAGCCCCGGCGGAAGGTTGCCACCATCATGGTGGTGGGACTCGTGCACGCCGTGCTGGTACTGGCGATGGGGCTGACGCACAGCGTCTGGGTGGTGACGGCCGGCATGTTCGGCATCCTCGGCGGCTACTCGGTGATCAACGCGGTCACCGCCACGCTCTGGCAGCTCAAGACGCCGACGGAGGTGCAGGGCCGGGTCTTCGCGGTCCGCCGGATGATCTCCTGGTCGTCGCAGCCCTTCGCGTACGCCTGCGCCGGCCTGCTCGCCCAGTACGTGGCCACGCCCCTGGTCACCGGGGACGGTCCGCTCGCCGGCACGGTGGGCCGGGTGACCGGCGACGGTCAGGTCGGCGGCATCGCCCTGCTGTTCCTGGCCTCGGCGGTGCTGCTGCTCGGTACGCAGCTGCTGCTGTGGCTGCGCCCGGCGGTACGCAACGTGGAGACCGACCTGCCGGACCTGGTGGTGACGACGCCGGAGACGGTCGCCGACCGCGACCCGGCGCTGCAGGCGGGCTGA
- a CDS encoding condensation domain-containing protein, translating into MAGPAAGSASRRGDLAPVTAEVAVPQDVLSPAEQHLLADAGHPQGHAYHLPMTVHISGPLDQVAVIRAVDALVARHAGLRTRYPTVAGRPLRVVDEPGSGTPVPVVLHTCTGPDPLAEAVALAEADLRRPFDLATGPVVRCLLASCGPRDHLLSLVVHHVVADGWSLSVLRRDLAALHAAIVAGQPPQLPRVTGFAGYARTQARAVAAGEFDPGLAFWADRLRGVDPLEVAADRPDDGSMAGARLDFTVTGATADGLRRLRDETGGTDFMVLFAAVQAWLGAASGQRRFVVAVPVSNRPDLAAEEVVGDFANVLPVPVDLTGTPSTRELVGRVRDTLTAVWEHQDVPYPLLPAAVGARAMFAVQNLPATPDRAGPLTFREVTPERGTSRYDLHVRLTPSADGFTGWLEYATARFDPTTAADRLAALRGMLDRAAGSPDTPLLED; encoded by the coding sequence GTGGCTGGACCGGCAGCCGGCTCCGCCTCCCGTCGCGGCGACCTGGCCCCGGTCACCGCCGAGGTCGCCGTGCCGCAGGACGTGCTGAGCCCGGCCGAGCAGCACCTGCTCGCCGACGCCGGTCACCCGCAGGGCCACGCGTACCACCTGCCGATGACCGTCCACATCAGCGGGCCGCTCGACCAGGTGGCGGTGATCCGGGCGGTCGACGCGCTGGTCGCCCGGCACGCCGGGCTGCGCACCCGCTACCCGACCGTGGCCGGCCGCCCGCTGCGGGTGGTGGACGAGCCGGGCAGCGGGACGCCGGTGCCGGTGGTGCTGCACACCTGCACCGGCCCCGACCCGCTCGCCGAGGCGGTGGCGCTGGCCGAGGCCGACCTGCGCCGACCGTTCGACCTGGCCACCGGGCCGGTGGTCCGCTGCCTGCTGGCCTCCTGCGGGCCACGGGACCACCTGCTCAGCCTGGTGGTGCACCACGTGGTCGCGGACGGCTGGTCGCTGTCGGTGCTCCGCCGCGACCTCGCCGCGCTCCACGCCGCGATCGTCGCCGGCCAGCCACCGCAGCTGCCCCGGGTCACCGGCTTCGCAGGGTACGCCCGGACCCAGGCCCGGGCCGTCGCGGCCGGCGAATTCGATCCCGGCCTGGCCTTCTGGGCGGACCGGCTGCGCGGCGTCGACCCGCTGGAGGTCGCCGCGGACCGGCCGGACGACGGGTCGATGGCCGGGGCGCGGCTGGACTTCACGGTGACCGGGGCGACGGCCGACGGATTGCGCCGGCTGCGCGACGAGACCGGCGGCACCGACTTCATGGTGCTCTTCGCCGCCGTCCAGGCGTGGCTCGGCGCGGCGAGCGGCCAACGGCGCTTCGTGGTGGCGGTCCCGGTCAGCAACCGACCCGACCTGGCGGCCGAGGAGGTCGTCGGGGACTTCGCCAACGTGCTGCCGGTCCCGGTCGACCTGACCGGTACGCCGTCGACCCGGGAGCTGGTCGGCCGGGTGCGGGACACCCTGACGGCGGTCTGGGAGCACCAGGACGTGCCGTACCCGCTGCTGCCGGCGGCGGTCGGCGCGCGGGCGATGTTCGCGGTGCAGAACCTGCCGGCCACGCCGGACCGGGCCGGGCCGTTGACGTTCCGCGAGGTGACCCCGGAGCGCGGGACGAGCCGGTACGACCTGCACGTGCGGCTGACCCCGTCGGCCGACGGCTTCACCGGCTGGCTGGAGTACGCCACCGCCCGGTTCGACCCGACGACCGCGGCGGACCGGCTCGCCGCGCTGCGCGGGATGCTGGACCGGGCCGCCGGTTCCCCGGACACTCCCCTGCTGGAGGACTGA
- a CDS encoding metallophosphoesterase, with product MTSVGRLLAISDLHVHHAENRAIVERLRPGSDDDWLLVAGDVGEVFAEVEWALSVLAGRFAKVIWAPGNHELWTPTTDPVQARGVARYRMLVEMCRRLGVLTPEDPYATWDGPGGPVTVAPLFVLYDYSFRPVGADTAEAAMERAYAAGVVCTDEFLLHPDPYPDRAAWCAARAELTEARLAAIEPDRRTVLVNHFPLVREPTRALWHQEFAIWCGTERTADWHRRFRADAVVYGHLHIPRSMTVDGVPFVEVSVGYPREWRRRGRPVDVTEVPLGAGDRLVQR from the coding sequence ATGACCTCCGTCGGCCGGCTGCTGGCCATCAGCGACCTGCACGTGCACCACGCGGAGAACCGCGCGATCGTGGAGCGGCTGCGCCCCGGGTCCGACGACGACTGGCTGCTGGTCGCCGGGGACGTCGGCGAGGTCTTCGCCGAGGTGGAGTGGGCGCTGAGCGTGCTGGCGGGCCGCTTCGCCAAGGTGATCTGGGCCCCCGGCAACCATGAACTGTGGACCCCCACCACCGACCCGGTGCAGGCGCGCGGGGTGGCGCGCTACCGGATGCTGGTCGAGATGTGCCGCCGGCTCGGCGTGCTCACCCCGGAGGACCCGTACGCGACCTGGGACGGCCCCGGTGGACCGGTCACCGTGGCGCCCCTGTTCGTGCTCTACGACTACTCGTTCCGGCCCGTCGGGGCGGACACCGCCGAGGCCGCGATGGAGCGCGCGTACGCGGCCGGGGTGGTCTGCACCGACGAGTTCCTGCTGCACCCCGACCCGTACCCGGACCGGGCGGCGTGGTGCGCGGCACGGGCCGAACTCACCGAGGCCCGGCTGGCGGCCATCGAGCCGGACCGCCGTACCGTGCTGGTGAACCACTTCCCGCTGGTCCGCGAGCCGACCCGGGCGCTGTGGCACCAGGAGTTCGCGATCTGGTGCGGCACCGAGCGCACCGCCGACTGGCACCGCCGGTTCCGCGCCGACGCGGTCGTCTACGGCCACCTGCACATCCCGCGCAGCATGACCGTCGACGGGGTGCCGTTCGTCGAGGTGTCCGTGGGCTATCCCCGCGAATGGCGACGCCGGGGCCGCCCCGTCGACGTGACCGAGGTGCCGCTGGGCGCTGGCGACCGGCTGGTGCAGCGGTGA
- a CDS encoding macrolide family glycosyltransferase yields the protein MSRLHVAFLPLPAFGHINPTLPVVAELVRRGHRVTYATNSRFAPLVTAAGATLLPYESPLASRKLLHRIDAEYMAHEPVRSIDEAIATVPIYEAGLGDDVPDVLLYDVSTFAAGRVLARKWKRPAIEMFVTFASNEHYSLTQQIGAMFAGEIDGTHPAIIDFFVKMGALLHEHGLADVTLEEFTAPADDANLVFLPRRFQPANETFDDRFAFVGACIGNRPDQPWSPPAPGRPVVLVSMGSFNYDNHGDLLRTCVDAFAGTRWHAVVAVGEGVDRDALGPVPENVELLTWVPQLAVLERAEVFVSHAGMNSAMEAMYFGTPVVALPHMPEQRIVAARLAELGLGVDLSGQPVTADRLRAAVDALAADDAVRAGVGALRDELRAADGPPRAADYIEARARREPAAARRGHRPRRAPGAPVPGRPDGQPFTTQPRRYPAAISRSRIFMICAPVRFGAVSISASVISLLYSSAERTSQSSSSSSGAGTAARRGAAGGSSSWIRAAFRPLCPSITS from the coding sequence ATGTCGAGGTTGCACGTGGCGTTCCTGCCGTTGCCCGCGTTCGGACACATCAATCCGACGCTGCCCGTCGTCGCCGAACTGGTGCGGCGCGGACACCGGGTGACGTACGCGACGAACAGCCGGTTCGCGCCGCTGGTCACCGCCGCCGGCGCGACGCTGCTGCCGTACGAGTCACCCCTGGCCTCCCGGAAGCTGCTGCACCGGATCGACGCCGAGTACATGGCGCACGAGCCGGTCCGCTCCATCGACGAGGCGATCGCCACCGTGCCGATCTACGAGGCCGGGCTTGGTGACGACGTGCCGGACGTGCTGCTCTACGACGTGAGCACGTTCGCCGCGGGGCGGGTGCTGGCCCGTAAATGGAAGCGGCCGGCGATCGAGATGTTCGTGACCTTTGCCTCCAACGAGCACTACTCGCTCACCCAGCAGATCGGCGCGATGTTCGCCGGCGAGATCGACGGGACCCACCCGGCGATCATCGACTTCTTCGTCAAGATGGGCGCGCTGCTGCACGAGCACGGCCTGGCCGACGTGACGCTGGAGGAGTTCACCGCGCCCGCCGACGACGCGAACCTGGTGTTCCTGCCCCGGCGTTTCCAGCCGGCGAACGAGACGTTCGACGACCGGTTCGCCTTCGTCGGCGCCTGCATCGGCAACCGGCCCGACCAACCGTGGAGCCCACCCGCTCCGGGCCGGCCGGTGGTGCTGGTGTCGATGGGCAGCTTCAACTACGACAACCACGGCGACCTGCTGCGCACCTGCGTGGACGCGTTCGCCGGGACGCGCTGGCACGCGGTGGTGGCGGTGGGCGAGGGAGTCGACCGGGACGCGCTCGGCCCGGTACCGGAGAACGTGGAGCTGCTGACCTGGGTGCCGCAACTGGCCGTGCTGGAGCGGGCCGAGGTCTTCGTCTCGCACGCCGGCATGAACAGCGCCATGGAGGCGATGTACTTCGGCACCCCGGTGGTCGCCCTGCCGCACATGCCGGAGCAGCGGATCGTCGCCGCCCGCCTGGCGGAGCTGGGCCTCGGCGTGGACCTGTCCGGGCAGCCCGTCACCGCCGACCGGCTGCGCGCCGCGGTGGACGCGCTGGCCGCCGACGACGCGGTCCGCGCCGGTGTCGGCGCGCTCCGCGACGAACTGCGGGCGGCCGACGGGCCGCCCCGGGCGGCGGACTACATCGAGGCGCGGGCCCGCCGCGAGCCGGCCGCCGCGCGGCGCGGTCACCGACCGCGCCGCGCGCCCGGCGCGCCGGTTCCCGGACGCCCCGACGGTCAGCCCTTCACCACCCAGCCGCGGCGGTACCCGGCGGCGATCAGCCGCTCGCGGATCTTCATGATCTGCGCGCCGGTCAGGTTCGGCGCGGTCTCCATCAGCGCCTCGGTGATCTCGCTGCTGTACTCCTCGGCCGAGAGGACCTCGCAGTCCTCGTCGTCCTCGTCCGGTGCCGGCACCGCGGCCCGCCGGGGTGCCGCGGGCGGGTCCAGCAGCTGGATCCGGGCCGCCTTCAGGCCCTTGTGCCCCTCCATCACCTCATAG